In Aspergillus nidulans FGSC A4 chromosome II, a single window of DNA contains:
- a CDS encoding protein phacA (transcript_id=CADANIAT00004104), protein MSLQTIGIAAVAVVYFLIRYFNRTDIPKIKGLPEVPGVPIFGNLIQLGDQHATVAQKWAKKFGPVFQVRMGNKRVVFANTFDSVRQLWIKDQSALISRPTFHTFHSVVSSSQGFTIGTSPWDESCKRRRKAAATALNRPATQSYMPIIDLESMSSIRELLRDSANGTMDINPTAYFQRFALNTSLTLNYGIRIEGNVNDELLREIVDVERGVSNFRSTSNQWQDYIPLLRIFPKMNREAEEFRVRRDKYLTYLLDVLKDRIAKGTDKPCITGNILKDPEAKLNDAEIKSICLTMVSAGLDTVPGNLIMGIAYLASEDGQRIQKRAHDEIMKVYPDGDAWEKCLLEEKVPYVTALVKETLRFWTVIPICLPRENTKDIVWNGAVIPKGTTFFMNAYAADYDETHFTNPHAFEPERYLTASSDGSGTPHYGYGAGSRMCAGSHLANRELFTAYVRLITAFTMHPAKRAEDRPILDAIECNAIPTALTTEPKPFKVGFKPRDPVLVRKWIAESEERTKHLN, encoded by the exons ATGTCTCTTCAAACAATCGGGATCGCCGCTGTCGCGGTGGTCTATTTTCTCATCCGCTACTTCAACCGCACAGACATCCCAAAGATCAAGGGTCTCCCTGAAGTTCCAGGCGTACCGATCTTTGGCAACCTCATCCAGCTCGGTGACCAGCACGCGACCGTAGCGCAGAAATGGGCGAAGAAATTTGGACCTGTTTTCCAGGTTCGCATGGGGAATAAA CGCGTTGTCTTCGCAAACACCTTCGACTCTGTCCGTCAGCTATGGATCAAAGATCAGTCCGCGCTCATCTCCCGGCCGACCTTTCACACCTTCCACAGTGTAGTTTCCAGCTCTCAGGGATTCACCATCGGAACGTCGCCGTGGGACGAGTCGTGCAAGCGTCGTCGGAAGGCTGCAGCTACAGCCTTGAACCGCCCGGCTACCCAGTCGTATATGCCTATTATCGATCTTGAGTCGATGTCGAGTATCCGGGAATTGCTCAGGGATAGCGCGAATGGAACAATGGATATCAACCCGACAGCGTACTTCCAGCGGTTCGCGTTGAACACGAGCTTAACATTGAACTATGGAATCCGAATCGAGGGCAATGTGAACGATGAGCTTTTGCGCGAAattgtcgatgtcgagcgCGGGGTGTCGAACTTCCGGAGTACCAGCAACCAGTGGCAGGACTATATCCCGCTCCTGAGAATCTTCCCGAAGATGAACCGCGAGGCTGAGGAGTTCCGGGTGCGGAGAGACAAGTATCTTACCTATCTTTTGGATGTTCTCAAGGATCGCATTGCAAAGGGAACCGACAAGCCCTGTATTACTGGaaacatcctcaaagacccTGAGGCTAAGCTCAATGATG CCGAGATTAAATCGATCTGCTTGACCATGGTCTCCGCCGGCCTCGATACTGTTCCGGGCAACTTGATCATGGGCATCGCGTACCTCGCCTCCGAAGACGGCCAAAGGATCCAGAAGCGCGCCCACGACGAGATCATGAAAGTCTACCCGGACGGCGATGCATGGGAGAAATGCCTGCTCGAAGAGAAAGTCCCCTACGTCACAGCTTTGGTCAAAGAAACCCTCCGCTTCTGGACTGTCATTCCCATCTGTCTGCCTAGAGAAAACACCAAGGATATTGTCTGGAACGGAGCCGTTATCCCTAAGGGAACGACCTTTTTCATG AACGCCTACGCTGCAGACTACGACGAAACACACTTCACCAATCCACACGCCTTTGAACCAGAACGCTACCTCACCGCCTCATCTGACGGCTCCGGCACTCCACACTACGGCTACGGCGCGGGCTCGCGCATGTGCGCTGGCTCGCATCTTGCGAACCGCGAGCTCTTCACCGCTTACGTCCGTCTGATCACAGCATTTACCATGCATCCAGCTAAGAGGGCTGAGGATCGGCCGATCCTCGATGCGATTGAGTGTAATGCGATCCCGACCGCTTTGACGACGGAGCCGAAGCCCTTCAAGGTTGGGTTTAAACCGAGAGATCCTGTCTTGGTAAGGAAATGGATTGCGGAGAGTGAGGAGAGGACGAAGCACCTGAATtag
- a CDS encoding uncharacterized protein (transcript_id=CADANIAT00004103), producing the protein MAVEDDAQNPLHTGIYEKEKQHNKEERTNPSEQADNTHAEHASRSSRDSDSYGKTRPDGKRELTEDEAYDALGFCFPWYKKWTILTVIFVVQMSMNFNSSTYSNAVSGLTEEFNISAQAARVGQMIFLVAYAFGCELWAPWSEEFGRWPIMQLSLTFMNIWQIPSALAPNFGTMVVSRFLGGISLAGGSVTLGMTADMWEADDQGFAVAYVVLSSVGGTTIGPFFGGMMEQWLHWRWNFWIQLIIGGVTQLLHLFLVQETRATILLDREAKRRRKSGEDPNVYGPNELKSPRLDFKEFLAVWRRPFEMFLREPIVLCLSLLSGFSDALIFTSIESFALVFKQWGFDPLRIGLCFATIIIGYLVAYAIFIPDIWRQRKIRKEHGNAARLPERRLLLLLFIAPLEAIGLFGFAWTTMGPEYNHWIAPLIFMFLIAIANYGIYMATIDYMVAAYGPYSASATGGNGFARDFLAGLSAMYATPMYENIGGRLHLQWASTILAILAILVTIPIYVFYWKGPQIRENSKFAQTLAADRARHEGRRASYMSAREKPYAA; encoded by the exons ATGGCGGTCGAAGACGATGCCCAGAACCCCCTGCATACGGGCATttatgagaaggagaaacagCATAATAAGGAAGAGCGGACAAATCCATCCGAACAGGCCGACAATACCCACGCCGAACATGCTTCGCGATCATCCAGAGACAGTGACTCCTACGGCAAAACCAGGCCGGATGGAAAACGAGAGCTGACGGAGGACGAAGCGTACGATGCGCTTGGGTTCTGCTTCCCGTGGTATAAAAAGTGGACAATCCTCACCGTCATCTTTGTTGTGCAAATGTCTATGAACTTCAACAGCAGCACTTACTCGAATGCTGTTTCCGGCCTGACAGAGGAGTTCAATATCAGCGCGCAAGCAGCGCGAGTCGGCCAAATGATTTTCTTGGTCGCCTACGCTTTTGGCTGTGAATTGTGGGCACCATGGAGTGAGGAGTTTGGCCGATGGCCTATCATGCAGCTCAGCTTGACGTTTATGAACATCTGGCAGATTCCTTCGGCCCTGGCCCCAAACTTCGGAACTATGGTTGTCAGTCGTTTCCTGGGTGGTATCTCCTTAGCTGGAGGCTCTGTGACGCTTGGG ATGACGGCTGATATGTGGGAGGCCGACGATCAAGGCTTTGCGGTGGCATATGTGGTACTTTCCTCAGTGGGTGGTACAACAATCGGGCCCTTCTTCGGTGGTATGATGGAGCAGTGGCTGCACTGGCGCTGGAACTTCTGGATCCAGCTCATCATTGGCGGCGTTACCCAGCTATTgcatctcttcctcgttcaggAAACGCGCGCAACTATCCTCCTTGACCGCGAGGCCAAACGCCGTCGCAAGTCCGGGGAAGACCCCAACGTCTACGGCCCCAATGAGCTGAAGTCCCCAAGACTAGACTTCAAAGAGTTTCTTGCTGTCTGGCGCCGACCCTTTGAAATGTTCCTCCGCGAACCGATCGtgctctgcctttctttgctttctggtTTCTCTGACGCGCTAATCTTCACCTCCATCGAGTCGTTCGCTCTTGTCTTCAAGCAGTGGGGGTTTGACCCTCTGAGGATCGGACTCTGCTTTGCAACGATTATCATAGGATACCTTGTGGCCTACGCGATCTTCATCCCGGACATCTGGCGTCAGCGCAAGATCCGCAAGGAGCACGGTAATGCCGCCCGCCTACCAGAGCGTCGCCTTCtactccttctcttcatcgcTCCGCTAGAAGCCATCGGATTGTTTGGATTCGCGTGGACCACCATGGGGCCAGAGTATAATCACTGGATTGCCCCTCTAATCTTCATGTTCCTGATCGCAATCGCCAACTATGGCATTTATATGGCGACCATCGACTACATGGTTGCCGCCTATGGCCCGTACTCCGCCTCCGCGACTGGAGGCAACGGTTTCGCTCGTGATTTCCTCGCCGGCTTATCTGCCATGTACGCAACGCCCATGTACGAGAACATCGGTGGCCGATTGCACTTGCAGTGGGCGAGTACGATCCTCGCTATCTTGGCTATCCTTGTCACTATCCCTATCTACGTCTTTTACTGGAAAGGACCGCAGATTCGGGAGAATAGCAAGTTTGCTCAGACGCTGGCGGCCGACCGCGCCCGTCACGAGGGTAGAAGGGCCAGCTATATGAGTGCCAGAGAAAAGCCCTACGCGGCATGA